A single region of the Manihot esculenta cultivar AM560-2 chromosome 12, M.esculenta_v8, whole genome shotgun sequence genome encodes:
- the LOC110627741 gene encoding protein LIGHT-DEPENDENT SHORT HYPOCOTYLS 4, producing the protein MESIPEMDLSNSENTSFDSIKTITATTATTNSAATSSSPSSSTTPSRYENQKRRDWKTFGQYLNNHRPPLSLSRCSGAHVLEFLRYLDQFGKTKVHTPICPFYGHPNPPAPCPCPLRQAWGSLDALIGRLRAAFEENGGKPEANPFGARAVRLYLREVRDLQSKARGISYEKKKRKRPPQQQIQALPPPPGAT; encoded by the coding sequence ATGGAGTCGATCCCTGAAATGGACTTATCCAACTCTGAGAACACCAGCTTCGATAGTATAAAAACCATCACTGCCACCACCGCAACTACTAACTCGGCGGCAACTTCATCATCACCATCATCATCTACTACTCCTAGCCGCTATGAGAACCAAAAGCGTCGAGACTGGAAGACCTTTGGTCAATATCTCAACAACCATAGACCTCCCCTCTCTCTCTCCAGGTGCAGTGGCGCTCATGTCCTTGAATTCCTTCGCTATCTCGATCAATTTGGTAAGACCAAAGTGCATACTCCAATCTGTCCTTTTTATGGACACCCAAATCCCCCAGCTCCCTGCCCGTGTCCTCTTCGCCAAGCCTGGGGCAGTCTCGACGCTCTCATCGGACGACTCCGGGCAGCCTTCGAGGAAAATGGAGGCAAACCTGAAGCAAACCCTTTTGGAGCCCGTGCAGTACGGCTTTATCTTCGCGAGGTTCGTGATTTGCAGTCCAAAGCAAGAGGGATCAGCTACGAGAAAAAGAAGCGTAAGCGTCCACCACAGCAGCAAATCCAAGCTCTGCCGCCACCACCAGGTGCAActtaa
- the LOC110627357 gene encoding probable arabinose 5-phosphate isomerase, producing the protein MGSLDLSSPNFSPKIDPNTLLNLFKSQQNHLNFFFQNLDLSQTLSFTQTLLNSRGTIFFSGVGKSGFVANKISQTLISLGIRAGFLSPVDALHGDIGILTSRDILVLFSKSGNTEELLRLVPCAKAKGAYLVSVTSVEGNALASVCDMNVHLPLERELCPFDLAPVTSTAIQMVFGDTVAIALMGARKLSKDEYAANHPAGRIGKSLIFKVKDVMKKQDELPVCREGDMIMDQLVELTSKGCGCLLVIDEEYHLIGTFTDGDLRRTLKASGEGIFKLTVGEMCNRNPRTIGQDAMAVDAMKKMESPPSPVQFLPVINHQNIVIGIVTLHGLVSAGL; encoded by the exons ATGGGGTCTCTCGACCTTTCCTCTCCCAATTTTTCTCCCAAAATTGACCCAAATACCCTCCTCAATCTCTTCAAATCCCAACAAAACCATCTCAATTTCTTCTTCCAAAACCTCGACCTCTCCCAGACCCTCTCCTTCACCCAAACCCTCCTTAATTCTCGTGGCACCATTTTCTTCTCCGGCGTCGGCAAGTCTGGCTTCGTCGCTAATAAGATCTCCCAAACCCTCATCTCTCTAGGCATTCGCGCTGGCTTTCTCTCCCCTGTCGATGCGCTTCATGGCGACATCGGTATCCTCACCTCTCGTGACATTCTCGTTCTCTTTAGTAAATCTGGGAATACTGAGGAGTTGTTGCGTCTTGTGCCTTGCGCTAAGGCTAAGGGTGCTTATCTTGTGTCTGTGACGTCCGTGGAGGGCAATGCTCTTGCTTCTGTATGTGATATGAATGTGCATTTGCCCTTGGAGAGAGAATTGTGTCCTTTTGATTTGGCTCCTGTGACTTCTACTGCTATACAGATGGTTTTTGGGGATACGGTGGCGATTGCGCTTATGGGAGCCAGGAAATTGAGTAAGGATGAGTATGCTGCTAATCATCCTGCTGGGAGGATCGGGAAGAGCTTGATTTTTAAG GTAAAAGATGTTATGAAGAAGCAAGATGAACTTCCAGTCTGCAGGGAAGGAGATATGATAATGGATCAGCTAGTTGAGCTAACAAGTAAAGGTTGTGGATGCCTGCTTGTCATAGATGAAGAGTATCACCTGATTGGAACTTTTACAGATGGTGACCTTAGGCGCACTCTCAAAGCTAGTGGGGAAGGCATCTTTAAGCTCACAGTGGGGGAAATGTGCAACag GAACCCAAGAACAATTGGTCAAGATGCAATGGCCGTGGACGCCATGAAGAAGATGGAATCACCACCATCCCCTGTACAGTTTTTGCCTGTGATCAATCATCAAAACATCGTGATTGGCATTGTTACACTGCATGGATTAGTTTCGGCTGGTCTTTGA
- the LOC110627356 gene encoding putative lysine-specific demethylase JMJ16 isoform X1, with translation MGIKRTRSCPEYESAGKLSAPPGFASLTSFKLRKVESEEPTSMAFASASNGNPIEMDSASNAIDVASLKRSFCYRPWILDNQKNHNHNQEKSDTEQVVMGISLRTSLPKGVARGCPDCSNCVKVTARWLPKDARNNVLEEAPVFHPTEEEFEDTLKYIASIHPRMEAFGICRIVPPPSWHHPCLMEEKEIWRNSKFVAQIQRIDGLQNQYGEGQMDRTCENGSCESSSLRMDGLDGVGCYDVEGFESESGPEFTLETFHKYADNFKSQYFCARSEVVGSDVDSTLDQERWEPSLENIEGEYRRIIENPTEEIEVLYGGGLDSEVFLGGFPSRSSFSKILDYYEYLNSGWNLNNTPGLSGSLLSFESFRTCGSQVPKVRVGMCFSSFCWLIFEKQKVEEHHLYALCYMHLGAPKIWYGIPGRHNVKFKALLKKHLPDLLVVEPKLRDRLANKLYPSAVKSEGIPVYRCIQYPGEFVLILPGAYYSGFDCGFNCVEAVNVAPIEWLPYGQNVVELYCEQGKKTSISHDKLLLGAVRKAVKAQWEISLLKKNSEDNLRWKDACGKDGILAKALKSRIKLEGNRRDYLCTSLHSQRMDKKFDATSKRECSICFYDLHLSAVGCQCSADRYTCLNHSKQLCSCAWSQKIFLFRYEISELNTLLEAVEGKLSAVYKCAREILKLSVYCDSSEDNSQAPRRGIGGLSSHINESEEKEHEARRNSATSSSNFSSLREELKARLLQTRSLNMQNPKQNMTDSTFVTSAAPDGSFLASKSGSTSVSSSSESGTS, from the exons ATGGGGATCAAGCGCACAAGGAGTTGTCCAGAATATGAAAGTGCAGGCAAACTTTCCGCCCCTCCAGGTTTTGCATCTCTGACATCCTTTAAGTTGAGGAAAGTAGAAAGTGAGGAACCAACTTCCATGGCCTTTGCAAGTGCATCTAATGGAAATCCAATCGAGATGGATTCAGCTTCCAATGCTATTGATGTTGCATCATTGAAAAGATCTTTCTGTTACAGACCATGGATTCTTGACAATCAGAAAAATCACAATCACAATCAAGAGAAATCTGACACTGAACAAGTTGTCATG GGTATTTCTTTAAGAACCAGCCTTCCAAAAGGGGTTGCCCGTGGATGCCCAGACTGTAGTAATTGTGTGAAG GTAACGGCAAGGTGGCTTCCCAAAGATGCAAGAAACAATGTCCTTGAAGAGGCTCCTGTTTTTCATCCAACTGAAGAG GAATTTGAAGACACATTGAAGTATATTGCAAGTATTCATCCCAGAATGGAGGCATTTGGAATTTGTCGCATTGTTCCTCCTCCTTCATGGCACCACCCTTGCCTTATGGAGGAAAAGGAAATTTGGAGAAATTCTAAGTTTGTTGCACAAATTCAACGGATAGATGGACTTCAAAATCAATATGGAGAGGGTCAAATGGATAGAACTTGTGAAAATGGAAGCTGTGAGAGCAGCAGCCTTAGAATGGATGGTCTTGACGGTGTTGGATGCTATGACGTTGAAGGTTTTGAATCTGAAAGTGGTCCAGAATTTACTCTTGAAACTTTCCACAAATATGCTGACAATTTCAAGAGCCAATACTTTTGTGCTAGAAGTGAGGTTGTGGGCTCAGATGTGGATTCCACTCTGGATCAAGAGAGGTGGGAACCATCCTTGGAAAATATTGAGGGTGAGTATAGACGAATTATTGAGAATCCTACTGAGGAAATTGAG GTGCTTTATGGAGGGGGCCTGGACAGTGAAGTTTTTCTCGGTGGATTTCCTTCCAGATCCAGCTTCTCTAAGATACTTGATTATTATGAATACTTGAATTCAGGCTGGAACTTAAATAATACACCTGGGCTTTCGGGTTCTCTTCTTTCATTTGAAAGCTTTAGAACTTGTGGTTCTCAAGTGCCTAAAGTAAGAGTAGGAATGTGCTTCTCATCATTTTGTTGG tTGATTTTTGAAAAACAGAAAGTTGAAGAGCACCACTTATATGCACTCTGTTACATGCATCTGGGTGCCCCTAAAATATGGTATGGCATCCCCGGGAGGCATAACGTTAAGTTTAAGGCTCTTTTGAAGAAACATCTTCCAGATTTGTTAGTGGTTGAACCTAAATTGCGGGATAGGCTG GCCAATAAACTGTATCCATCTGCAGTGAAGTCTGAGGGTATACCTGTTTATCGTTGCATTCAGTATCCTGGGGAGTTTGTTCTCATCCTTCCAGGAGCATATTATTCGGGATTTGATTGTGGGTTTAACTGTGTTGAAGCAGTAAATGTTGCTCCAATTGAGTGGTTGCCATATGGGCAGAACGTTGTAGAACTCTATTGTGAACAGGGGAAAAAGACATCCATTTCCCATGATAAGTTATTGCTAGGTGCAGTTAGGAAAGCTGTTAAGGCACAGTGGGAAATTTCACTATTGAAGAAGAATAGTGAAGATAATTTAAGATGGAAAGATGCATGTGGAAAGGATGGTATCCTAGCAAAAGCACTCAAG TCGCGAATAAAGTTGGAAGGCAATAGAAGGGATTACCTTTGCACCTCTTTGCATTCACAGAGGATGGACAAAAAATTTGATGCAACAAGCAAAAGAGAATGCAGCATATGTTTCTACGATTTGCACCTTTCTGCAGTTGGGTGCCAATGTTCCGCAGACAGATACACGTGTCTTAATCATTCAAAGCAGCTATGCTCCTGTGCTTGGAGTCAAAAGATCTTTCTATTCCGTTATGAAATAAGCGAGTTAAATACTCTTCTTGAAGCCGTGGAAGGAAAACTAAGTGCAGTATACAAATGTGCGAGGGAGATTCTTAAACTCTCTGTGTACTGCGATAGCTCTGAAGATAATTCACAAGCACCAAGAAGGGGTATTGGTGGTCTAAGTTCTCACATAAATGAATCAGAAGAGAAAGAGCATGAGGCCCGACGAAATTCAGCAACATCCAGTAGTAACTTTTCAAGCCTCAGGGAAGAATTAAAGGCACGCCTGCTTCAAACAAGATCCTTGAACATGCAAAATCCAAAGCAGAACATGACAGACTCTACATTTGTTACGAGTGCTGCTCCGGATGGTTCATTTTTAGCATCAAAATCTGGAAGTACAAGTGTCTCAAGTTCCTCAGAGTCGGGGACATCCTAG
- the LOC110627356 gene encoding putative lysine-specific demethylase JMJ16 isoform X2, with product MGIKRTRSCPEYESAGKLSAPPGFASLTSFKLRKVESEEPTSMAFASASNGNPIEMDSASNAIDVASLKRSFCYRPWILDNQKNHNHNQEKSDTEQVVMGISLRTSLPKGVARGCPDCSNCVKVTARWLPKDARNNVLEEAPVFHPTEEEFEDTLKYIASIHPRMEAFGICRIVPPPSWHHPCLMEEKEIWRNSKFVAQIQRIDGLQNQYGEGQMDRTCENGSCESSSLRMDGLDGVGCYDVEGFESESGPEFTLETFHKYADNFKSQYFCARSEVVGSDVDSTLDQERWEPSLENIEGEYRRIIENPTEEIEVLYGGGLDSEVFLGGFPSRSSFSKILDYYEYLNSGWNLNNTPGLSGSLLSFESFRTCGSQVPKVRVGMCFSSFCWKVEEHHLYALCYMHLGAPKIWYGIPGRHNVKFKALLKKHLPDLLVVEPKLRDRLANKLYPSAVKSEGIPVYRCIQYPGEFVLILPGAYYSGFDCGFNCVEAVNVAPIEWLPYGQNVVELYCEQGKKTSISHDKLLLGAVRKAVKAQWEISLLKKNSEDNLRWKDACGKDGILAKALKSRIKLEGNRRDYLCTSLHSQRMDKKFDATSKRECSICFYDLHLSAVGCQCSADRYTCLNHSKQLCSCAWSQKIFLFRYEISELNTLLEAVEGKLSAVYKCAREILKLSVYCDSSEDNSQAPRRGIGGLSSHINESEEKEHEARRNSATSSSNFSSLREELKARLLQTRSLNMQNPKQNMTDSTFVTSAAPDGSFLASKSGSTSVSSSSESGTS from the exons ATGGGGATCAAGCGCACAAGGAGTTGTCCAGAATATGAAAGTGCAGGCAAACTTTCCGCCCCTCCAGGTTTTGCATCTCTGACATCCTTTAAGTTGAGGAAAGTAGAAAGTGAGGAACCAACTTCCATGGCCTTTGCAAGTGCATCTAATGGAAATCCAATCGAGATGGATTCAGCTTCCAATGCTATTGATGTTGCATCATTGAAAAGATCTTTCTGTTACAGACCATGGATTCTTGACAATCAGAAAAATCACAATCACAATCAAGAGAAATCTGACACTGAACAAGTTGTCATG GGTATTTCTTTAAGAACCAGCCTTCCAAAAGGGGTTGCCCGTGGATGCCCAGACTGTAGTAATTGTGTGAAG GTAACGGCAAGGTGGCTTCCCAAAGATGCAAGAAACAATGTCCTTGAAGAGGCTCCTGTTTTTCATCCAACTGAAGAG GAATTTGAAGACACATTGAAGTATATTGCAAGTATTCATCCCAGAATGGAGGCATTTGGAATTTGTCGCATTGTTCCTCCTCCTTCATGGCACCACCCTTGCCTTATGGAGGAAAAGGAAATTTGGAGAAATTCTAAGTTTGTTGCACAAATTCAACGGATAGATGGACTTCAAAATCAATATGGAGAGGGTCAAATGGATAGAACTTGTGAAAATGGAAGCTGTGAGAGCAGCAGCCTTAGAATGGATGGTCTTGACGGTGTTGGATGCTATGACGTTGAAGGTTTTGAATCTGAAAGTGGTCCAGAATTTACTCTTGAAACTTTCCACAAATATGCTGACAATTTCAAGAGCCAATACTTTTGTGCTAGAAGTGAGGTTGTGGGCTCAGATGTGGATTCCACTCTGGATCAAGAGAGGTGGGAACCATCCTTGGAAAATATTGAGGGTGAGTATAGACGAATTATTGAGAATCCTACTGAGGAAATTGAG GTGCTTTATGGAGGGGGCCTGGACAGTGAAGTTTTTCTCGGTGGATTTCCTTCCAGATCCAGCTTCTCTAAGATACTTGATTATTATGAATACTTGAATTCAGGCTGGAACTTAAATAATACACCTGGGCTTTCGGGTTCTCTTCTTTCATTTGAAAGCTTTAGAACTTGTGGTTCTCAAGTGCCTAAAGTAAGAGTAGGAATGTGCTTCTCATCATTTTGTTGG AAAGTTGAAGAGCACCACTTATATGCACTCTGTTACATGCATCTGGGTGCCCCTAAAATATGGTATGGCATCCCCGGGAGGCATAACGTTAAGTTTAAGGCTCTTTTGAAGAAACATCTTCCAGATTTGTTAGTGGTTGAACCTAAATTGCGGGATAGGCTG GCCAATAAACTGTATCCATCTGCAGTGAAGTCTGAGGGTATACCTGTTTATCGTTGCATTCAGTATCCTGGGGAGTTTGTTCTCATCCTTCCAGGAGCATATTATTCGGGATTTGATTGTGGGTTTAACTGTGTTGAAGCAGTAAATGTTGCTCCAATTGAGTGGTTGCCATATGGGCAGAACGTTGTAGAACTCTATTGTGAACAGGGGAAAAAGACATCCATTTCCCATGATAAGTTATTGCTAGGTGCAGTTAGGAAAGCTGTTAAGGCACAGTGGGAAATTTCACTATTGAAGAAGAATAGTGAAGATAATTTAAGATGGAAAGATGCATGTGGAAAGGATGGTATCCTAGCAAAAGCACTCAAG TCGCGAATAAAGTTGGAAGGCAATAGAAGGGATTACCTTTGCACCTCTTTGCATTCACAGAGGATGGACAAAAAATTTGATGCAACAAGCAAAAGAGAATGCAGCATATGTTTCTACGATTTGCACCTTTCTGCAGTTGGGTGCCAATGTTCCGCAGACAGATACACGTGTCTTAATCATTCAAAGCAGCTATGCTCCTGTGCTTGGAGTCAAAAGATCTTTCTATTCCGTTATGAAATAAGCGAGTTAAATACTCTTCTTGAAGCCGTGGAAGGAAAACTAAGTGCAGTATACAAATGTGCGAGGGAGATTCTTAAACTCTCTGTGTACTGCGATAGCTCTGAAGATAATTCACAAGCACCAAGAAGGGGTATTGGTGGTCTAAGTTCTCACATAAATGAATCAGAAGAGAAAGAGCATGAGGCCCGACGAAATTCAGCAACATCCAGTAGTAACTTTTCAAGCCTCAGGGAAGAATTAAAGGCACGCCTGCTTCAAACAAGATCCTTGAACATGCAAAATCCAAAGCAGAACATGACAGACTCTACATTTGTTACGAGTGCTGCTCCGGATGGTTCATTTTTAGCATCAAAATCTGGAAGTACAAGTGTCTCAAGTTCCTCAGAGTCGGGGACATCCTAG
- the LOC110628013 gene encoding protein CUP-SHAPED COTYLEDON 3, whose protein sequence is MGLRDIGATLPPGFRFYPSDEELVCHYLYKKITNEEVLKGTLVEIDLHTCEPWQLPEVAKLNANEWYFFSFRDRKYATGFRTNRATTSGYWKATGKDRAVLDPTTREIVGMRKTLVFYRNRAPNGIKTGWIMHEFRLETPHMPPKEDWVLCRVFHKSKGENSSKFDEQFMFETTVPSNNLSASPLTDHNHQGLPCGYHQQITSLSSSATPSHHHHHHQVNHDQNSLINLLQLSQETNTNIFMNTTVDMSSKKDDEYGFLWEDMNLEENSLGNGGASSMENMRFEMGNSMVFL, encoded by the exons ATGGGGTTAAGAGACATTGGAGCAACTCTGCCACCTGGGTTTAGATTCTATCCCAGTGATGAGGAACTGGTCTGCCATTATCTCTACAAAAAGATCACAAATGAAGAAGTTTTGAAGGGTACTTTGGTTGAAATTGACTTGCATACTTGTGAGCCATGGCAGCTTCCTG AGGTGGCTAAGCTGAATGCAAATGAGTGGTACTTCTTCAGCTTCCGTGACCGGAAATATGCCACCGGATTCCGAACAAATCGAGCTACGACATCTGGGTACTGGAAAGCTACCGGAAAAGATCGTGCGGTGCTGGACCCTACAACTCGTGAGATTGTAGGGATGAGAAAGACCTTAGTGTTCTACAGAAACAGAGCTCCTAATGGAATCAAGACTGGTTGgatcatgcatgagtttcgtcttgaAACCCCACATATGCCTCCTAAG gAGGATTGGGTGTTGTGTAGAGTGTTCCACAAAAGCAAGGGAGAAAACAGCAGCAAATTTGATGAACAATTCATGTTTGAGACCACTGTTCCTTCAAATAATTTATCAGCTTCTCCTCTAACTGATCATAATCACCAAGGTCTGCCATGTGGGTATCATCAGCAAATCACCTCATTATCATCATCAGCAACCCCAtcccatcatcatcatcatcatcaagtaAACCATGACCAGAACTCCTTGATAAACCTTCTTCAGCTTTCTCAGGAAACAAACACCAACATTTTCATGAATACTACAGTTGATATGAGCTCAAAAAAGGACGACGAGTATGGATTCTTGTGGGAGGACATGAACTTGGAAGAAAATAGCTTGGGAAATGGAGGAGCTTCAAGCATGGAAAACATGAGATTTGAGATGGGTAACAGCATGGTCTTCCTATGA